The sequence GTTTTAAATCTGGGAGAAGAGAACAGCTCAACAGATATATTAAagatttaatatattaaaatgtaattgtgCTTGTGAATTGTTTTGAATACTTACGAATTttctaaatgtttataaatgcaTTACTGTTAGAGAGTAAATGGCGTCTTATTCTAAAAGTTTCAGAAATGTGTACTTGCGTTTATATAGAGTTAATTTGAACTTATTTATGTTTGAGCTCAGTGTTAAAACGTGTTGTTTGACTGGTGACGCCAACAAGTttgcatgcgagaggtagcgttATTATCATCGTGGTGAAACGGAAAATTCCAATAGGAACAAAACATTTCTCAAATTTCGTATTTAGATAAAACAGGTGAATATGTTTCTGAAGGTTCTAGATCGGTTATAGATCTATCCTTGTCGGCACTTTGCGCTCGTTCTCCCAGTACGGGCGCTGCATCATTGAGAACTCCGCGGTTTGATGCGAGCACGCGAACTGCAGCCCGGAGTTAGTGCCAACTGAACCCGGAGGCGATGCGGCGGTGACAGGGCTGAGCTGGGGCGGCTGAGGGTACTGGTGCGGGTGATGATGAGTGTAAGGATGATGAGGGTGCATACCGTTAAATCCCTGTAAAGACATGGTCTGCACGCGAGAGTACGGCCCGCTGGACATCGATGAGGGCGTCTGCGGCAGCGACCACTGTCCGAAACCTTGCTGCAGCGGCAGATAGCCGTAAGCGTCCGCGCCGCCGAACAGAGACTTCCCAGGCTGAAAGTGCGACTGCGGTGGCCTGAACGGCCGCTTCATGCGCCTACGCCTCCGGTAATTGCCCTTCTCGAACATGTCCTCACACGCGGGGTCTAGGGTCCAGTAGTTGCCTTTACGCTCGCCGCCGCCTTCGCGCGGAACCTTGATGAAGCACTCATTCAGGGAGAGGTTGTGGCGGATGCTGTTCTGCCAGCCTTTCTTGTTCTTCTCGTAGAAGGGAAACTTGCTGATGATGTACTGGTAAATGCCCGCCAGCGTCAGGCGCTTCTCCGAACTCTCTCGTATCGCCATCGCTATCAGAGCCACATACGAGTAGGGCGGCTTCTGCGCGAAGTCCCGCTTCTCCGCGCGCTCCTCTAAAATGGCGACCCCTTTCTCCTTCCCCATGTGCTGTTCCATCTCCGCGCTCGAGGTTGTGTCCATCGGTCCCGTCGCGCTCTTCTCTGCACACAGATATGTTCTCATCATTTTAGTTCCTttcccaaacaaacaaataaatgtggcCAGACTTGGATTAAAGGTTAGATTAACTCCAGTCTCAGGTTCGGTCTGAGGTCCGGGTTCTGTTCCAGAATGCGCGCGGTTTAAACACGCGAATTTAGACCTTCGTGCGCTTCTCTGTCCTctaaactgtaaaaaaattagAATGAGTTTTTGTATAATCCCGCCCcttcaaaaaaaacaaaaaaaaaccacaaacacacacacacacacacacagagagagagagagagagttttaaatatgtattgtaCATGTAGATGTAGGATATATTATCGCTAAACCAATGGTAAATAATTGTGAATGtatgagaaaaggaaaaacctGTCACAGTAAGACAGGCGTTGGGTGCTGTAAAATCAGTGTGGCTTAGAGACACTGCTACATGggcatttttttctctcagtgctTAGGAATAATTTCAGATTCTTTGCTCTGGTCTTTGTTTTAAAAGTGTAATTACAAGGAGATTCCATGATTATTCCTCAACCAAGTGATTATATATTTTGGCaaagcttttttatttgtttatttacgtGAAAAAATTAGGGTTGTGCCCTGGgcgaacacacacagaaaagaagAAATGTTGCAGCATGATTTGGTGGGGATGCTGCTACAGACGTTTCTATTAAAAAACCACATGGGCATTAGTTTACACATTTGTATTCACACTGTTTATTATGATGAATATACGAAGCGTTTATTTGAAAAACAGATTTTCAAAAATaagtcatattttttttattgtgcacTCCaggtaatttaaataaaatacattactaAAACGGAGTTTGTTATGGACAGTGGAAACAGAGCAAAGTATTAAGTACTTTCTCAAGCTCAGAGAACGATCAGCAGCAAAACGTATAACGTTACTTGAATTAACATTAAATgcatatttagaaataaaataaaacaaattatagaAATAAGAGgcacatataattttataacatattttaaaacatattttccgtgcctgtgaggagttggtgtgttctccccgtgtccgcgtgggtttcctctgggtgctccggtttcctcccacagtctccctccagggtgtattcccgccttgcgtccaatgattcgaggtatgctctggacccaccgagaccctgaactggatatatatatgtatataaacaaTGTAGCAACGACATAACATCTTtttacacacacttaaaaatgatgatcctacaagggttctttagtaaagaaaattaTTCAGTATAGAACCCTGAATATTTTGCATGCTTAAATGttcctttgcatcatgaaagtgttcttcagattgatggagaatgtgttatagatggttctatagagCACCTTGTAGAAAAGGCTTCTGTATGGCACCATAAATGGTTCCTCTACTGTTACAAACTTGAAATTGTAATAATAGAATAACACTTTttgtgccgtatagaacccttttctaaaagttgctatatagaaccatcaaGTTCTATATAAAACCATTTCCTGCCAGGGCTGGGCTGTCCCCTGGACCCTAAAATCCCCTCAGTCTGGGAACTCATCTGCCCATCCTGCTGCTTCAACACAGAGACCCCTACACCCAGACAGACTGGCTTTGAAGCATCTGTTGCCAGAGCAGTGTATAGCTCCTCAGACCACCAATGTCCCCCACCCACCAGAGAGTAATTAATATTGCTCTTTATTTGTATTCATGTACTGGTTGTATAATGAGTCACCTTTTGCACTTTTATAGACCTTGATTGATCCTTTCTGCATCCAATTCCTTCTACCCGTTCCATATTTCAAAAAAGGCCTGTAAATCAGGCCTACGAGCTGCCCCAACTCCTCATCCAATGGGGCGCTCCAGAAAAATGTGATATGTGGTGTATTAagtgatgaatgaatttataaatctgtatctttttaaacagacattttgatattccttcagtgaactgaagataaaataatattcaaatccGTCTTGAACTACTACATAAAAATTATTGTATCCCCAACATATAACTTAAACATTTAATGCCATTATTGTTTCAAGTGGGACAAGATGAGAAAGGTTATCgctggaaaataataaaataaagcagtgtGGGGAATGAAAGCTGCTAATCCTTAAATATTGCTCTCCTGTTCCTTTTGTTAAAACTCTAAGCTCACACAATGTATTTCATGATCGTCATTCATAGTTCAAAACATCAGgtataaaaacttaaaaattaCGTTGAGATATTTAAAACCAGGGGTTATAAATATCGATGGAAAAATAACTAAGATTTATTTGAGTTACACATTCCTCCTTGGCATATTCATCATGCCAAGgacatccacacactgaaatGCTTGTGATGAAGCTGAGAAAATTACTCTACAGCTGTACAATACAGTGTATAATGGAGGAAAGATGACTATAACATATACTGTACATGCAGAAATGTACTAAACATATAAAAATGAGTAGCTCCAAACGTAATTTTAtggaattttaataaataagcaTGTGTGCAATATATGACTATAGCTAACTATAGCGCAAAGACAGAAGACAAACTAAACTGCAGTGCCATagctttaaatatgaataaataaatatgcgtGTGCACAGATGCGGTGACCTTTAGCAGCTGTCCATAACTAACACTACAAACTGACAAGGTTTACAGTACATATATGACAAATGAAAGAGAATAGCAGCATTGACATCATTGTATGTAAACATATGAAGAGACACTTTAAGTAATTTCATGAAAAATCAGAAATTTGATAACAAATAGCAATGTATTCTGTAGTAGTACAGATGCTTACCAGATGGTAAACTGGTAAACAGGTTGTGTACTCAATGATTGCAGTCTACTTTATCAGGTGTCACAACTGGTAAATGTTCTGGAAGGATCTGAGTTTGTTGTATGTGTTCCTCAGACATGTTCTCAGCACTtctatgtggtgtgtgtgtgttgtgtgtatgtgtgtgtgtgtgtggggggggggtgatgatgACTTATTTTGGTGCTTCGTGATGATCTCTCACTAtttaaatgaacataaacaaatatacataATGTTTCTCCACAGAAAAGTATGTCAAtgttattgtaaaaaaaatctgctgtCAATTTCAGACTTTAGAAACAGGACCTTCTGTAATGCAGACTCCATATTCAGTGATATGTGAAAAATTTCAGAATTACTTTCAAGCTCTTACTCTTGAAGCAGAACtacataattattttttcttcttacaATGTAAACTATTTGCTTATGTAATAACAATTTAATACATTATAAAACGTTCTGTCCATTCAAAGAAATACAATAACAAGCAATTTAGCTACTTTGAAATCAACCACTGATTAGAGCATAAACCAAGAAAGACTCGGCAACTGTTTAGTGTTACCATACCTTGGTCCACTTATGACCTTTTTTCCTGCCACCTCTTACAAAATTTTCTCCACCTCTGACTAACCAGGAGTAATGGCCTATCATTCAAAATTAAGATACATATCATATGAAacctaaatattcatttttatgaaACTTTTAAGAAATCGTGGGCACTAACCTTGCTTCCTAGTTATAGTGGTACTGACTCAACACTTGATAAAAAGTTATGGTTCTAGCAGATTATTTGTCTAAACAGTCTGTTAAATCCAGTTTAATTTATACCTAAAATAAAGTTGCAAGTACCATGGCGCTTCAACTTAGTGCTTGTCCACCATATTTTTGCCACTGtaaaacaaacccctgtaggaGAGGACATGAACGCCATTGGCTGCATCGTTCAAACTAAGTATGCTGCTAACGTAGATAGCAACTATGCTTTTGAGTTCTGAgtcttgttttctttgtttagtTTCTGTGTTGTTGAGCCCTGCTTTGACTTTTGCTGTGATTATGGATTTTcaaactttagctttacatttataaaattacTCTGCTCATGCTTCTGGCTGATTCACCTCAGTGATCCCACACTGTGGCAAAGATACAATTAGAGATTATTAAGGAAACCAAATCTCCCCAGTCTTCTGAAAGATGAGGTACTCTAATcttgttctttattttcttatcCTGCCAATTATTTTAGCCAGTAAAGCAAAACAAGCTCTTCAAAATAGAGGATGTGTGGCATGGTCTTCACCTGATTGCCTCATGCTCTGTACTTGCTAAGCAACAAGAGCTAATTCTCCGCTGCTAGTTTGTCCCTAGGTACAAAAGCTATAACCACATGTGGGTGGCATTGAATTGTGGGAGATCTTATCACATCATGTTGTCATGACGATAAAGTCAGTGCAGACCTTATGCCTTGGATGTGTCCCACAGCTGACCCTCTGTCCGTTTTATCTTGTATTCCCTTCATCTCTTTCCTCCATCAATGACCCTTCTTTTGTTTTCTCATCTTTCATCCTCTTGCACAATTTCTTTAAAAGCATGAAGCCACCAAACTCTCAACAAACCACAGCAAACCACCAGTATACACTGGTGCTGGGTATCAATATAAGAATACCAACCTCAGTCAGATGGGAAGAAATGCAAATCAAAACAGAAAGTAATCATTAATAATCCTCTTGGATTTTTGCACAATACAGCACATTTGAGcacaaaaaaaatgacaaattacGTCTTCAAAGCATTCAAAAAAATTGGGGGAGGAGACTGCGTTCCACTTTCTTGCACAAATGATCCTTCAGACAGCATTTTATAATCAATCACCTCCTTTCCATAATTTTCTATGTTAATGATTTAGGGGAGGGAGATGGTTTGACTGACAATTACCAGAATGCCCAGCTGTTTAAATAATCAACaacaagtcattcattcatttattcattatcagtaactgCTACAATCCTGATCAGTATCATGGTGCATCTGGAACTCTGTAGGTCTACAGTTACAAACTATATAGTCCATTAgttactctgcatacattcttatttcacactgttcttcagtggCTAGGACACCTAGAGagagcatgtatgatttgggtgtttGAGcaatctcagtgctgcagttacactgctgtggtggtggtgtgttagtgtgtgttgtgttggtgcaagtggatcagacacagcatagAGACAGTTTTTgtccacactgtccacaggacaCCATTCACAGGACAATGCTCAGAGAATGCCATCCACAgcacactgcccacaggattcATGTTTGATTCATAGACACTAAAATTGAATTAAGGTCACTTGCATTATTTTCAATCAAGGAAGATGAACTATTCATACCAAAGCCAGTTCTGTGGTGCTGTTCTTCCACAAAGAATGGAACACAGCTAGTtctactggtgtgtgtgtgtgttttcagcatGTAAGCTGTGTGGCTCTTTGTTGTAGTTTTCAAACGGAATCAGTGCTGATTAAAGCAGGTGGAGCATCAGTTGTACATAATCACATCTGCACAAAAAGGCCATCAGAGGGTCATGGGGCAGGACAAAATCAGAATCACGAAATTCCGACGGTGAGTCAAACAGATTTCTGCTTGCTCATATGCAATGCCCTATATAGAAAAAGAACTGTTTATGAAAACCCTTGGAAACATATGTATCTGTCCATTTCTATCAGTGTCTCTACATCACCCTATGTCAACTAACATCACCAACCTTAACATCAGctgctttttcttcttcacAAAGGTGTAATGATGttgaggaaaaggaaaaaatgtgACACAGTTACAAATTTATTTCATGATGCAGTTTTCTCGAGATAGGGTTCAGTGTGCTGCGTGAAGAAAtgtctttttatatttaaatgcaaaGCACCTcagaactggcttgtaactcactcactcactcactaagtcacattaaagtttttttttttttttttttttttaaataagagacAGTATTTATCCCTGAGGACTGAGAGAGAAAACTGGCAGAGCAGTGTTTCCTAAAACACAGCGAGTTGGAGTATTGGGGCATTATTCGTGTTTTAAATCCAGTGTCAGAAAAAGGGTGGAGAAATTATCTCAGTCCCTTAGTCCTTCCCACAGAACCTCTGTCCCTCTGACAGTCGGTTCCTGGTGTCCTAACACATGGAGGAACATCCCTCAGCTCTAAATTCAAACACCTTCATGATCACTTTTATCTGTCACAGGAAGAACCCTCTAATGATTGAAATAAACTCACCTTTTGAAGTTATGTAAAAATGAGATGGACCTTGACTCCACTGCTTCGCAATGTGAGCTCACTTCTCCGCTCTGGGTTAATTTCTGCTGATCCTCTGCCTCATATTTGGAGCCACGTTTGGCCTTCATTGAGCCCTCAGTTCCCGCGCAGCCCCGGTGTCCAGACCCCACCTCTGTCTACATCGTCAGGTTCCTATTCCCCCGCTTCTTTGGCTAAACAGCTACGGGACGGCCAATGTTGCACCTGTTTCCCACTCCGACTGCTCTAAACCCCGAATCTGCCTCCGATGCCAGCATGTGGCTTTGAGCCTCCCCTTACCTCCATCTTTAGCTAAACTGCTACAGGACTGCTCATGTTTGGGTAACGTGAGTCTGCCTTTGTCATGCCTGCTTCCCCTCTGCTCTGACTGCTATGAACCTCCCATTTTCTCCTCTCCAGCTGAATAGACACAATGTTCCAGTAATGTGCTCTGAAACAATTAACTAGAGGAACCCTCCACTGCCAGTGCACAGAGCCCCTGTGCAGCAATGTGATGATATCACGACCTCCTTTCTTCTGACTCGACGCCTTCTGCTGGAGCGTTCCTCATCTTTCTTTAGACACTCTTCTTCTCATCTTCTCTTACATCTTACTCTTCCTGGTTGTGGCTGAGCTGGAATGAATGAGCCCAGTAGTTCTTAAACTGTGGTACATGAAGCAACAAGTGGTGGTATGCCAGATGACCTAGaaaaatgtactacttaattaaagaattaataactaaaaatctgaaaatgaaacatgTTCATATGTAAACTATATAatttttcacagttttaatAATTGAGCTTTAATAAaatctgtttgtatttttaaaaaaaatacaacaaggGCTATGAATAAACAGTAGTTCAGTCTGTAAGGAAGGGCTGAGCAATggaactaaacagactaaacctggacaaagagaactaaacagaataaatgGTACAGATAGACTAAGAGAGAGCCACAAAGACTGACTAGAGatacaaacagacagaacagagaaaataaatgagcacaaggaagaaaaaaactaacagaccagagagagaaaCCGACAAACCGAGCATACGAAGCACAGGACaggaaacagacagaccagacaggCATATGAAGGGAAATGGAAAGAGGAATGTCCAACCAAGAAGCAgtcacacaaaggaacttaaatacatcatACTAAAAAGGAATACCTGGGATATAACAAAGGGGCAGGACCACAAATGAGGCACAACTAGGGGGAGGAGTGAAGGCGGAGACAAGGGCAGAGAttggaacaataacaaacagaaccatgtgctagagcacatggtggggaaaacagacacatgaCAGGGCCAGGGTGACAGATGGCCCCTCCTAAATGAATAAGTCCAGGGGCGCATaaacctagaccccccaggagctggtgcAGGAGAGAAGcctggaaaacaaaacagaacaacacAAGACTGACAGaacaacaaaccaacaggtgGCAGGACTTAGGACAAGactggaacagacacaggaaatggagctggggacatgacaggaccagaaacaggagactggactcggacaggacaggagactgacaaaggggagcaaTAAGAGACAAAACTTGAGAccagacaggggacaagactgaggctgggtactgggaatggacaggggactggacttgagacaagactGGAGGAGAGGCAGGTAACGAGACAGGAGACAAGTCACTGGACTGAAAtggggactggacttgagacaggacaggacttggcaggggaacagggaccaggacattcacagggactgacacaaacacagtgacagggaccgggacagaGACACAAGCAGTCACAGGTACTGGGACATGAACAGAGACAGCGACTAAGACAGGAACTGACAgaggaacaaaaacaaccatTGAGGAgtccccaggactggcaaaagtctgtggtGAGGTCAGAGTAGCCAGCCtggtcacagctccaggaatcGACCCTGAAGTCCCTGGGCATTCAAAGAGGCAGTGAGTCTTGCAAGCATCCCCAAGGAGGCTCTGCAGCAACATCCTTGGAAGCAGGATGCCCTGCTACAAAGTCCACataggcagggggccctgcaacaACATCAATAGATGCAGGGACTTGGGCTGCTCGCAGGGCAcgtgctggagctgttgagggATTAGGAGGTCTGATGGGTGCACTCATGAGGGACTTTATCAACCAAAGATCCCCAGGaagtgcgcccctgttagcctcacctccttTGTCCTGAGGTTTGAGGCTAACAGCACCAACCCTCAACCCACCCCCTCATGAGGGGGAGACTCCAACACGCTGCTTCCACCGGCTCTGTTGTTTATGGGCTGTGGAGGACATCATAGCCTCCAAAACATACCCCACAGGATCTCTAGGGAATGGAATGGAGTCCAGTGAATAGCAAAAGGATAACTCACAACGTACTCTGAATAACTGTctgtgttagctgcgtcctttatTTGGTTGGACATTCTGTCAGGAccgggcagactgacggaggcggacgcaaatgcaataacacaaaagactttatttacaaaaggtaaaaaaacagtttttaattatttttagaataattttgtgtaatgcatgcactttacaaatattcaagcaAGACATTCGTAGTATTCATAGTTGGTTTAATAACATGTGGTATGTCACGCCTGTAGCGGCGGACGTCTCGCTTCCTCCCTCAGTTCAGGACACTTCAATACTTGAGTCTGGGAAAGACTCAGAGAACTTCAACTCCCATGATTCAGCTGATGGTCACCTGACATCACCAACCAATAGAACTCCTCTCACACGTTCCAAGTCACCTGAGTTCTAATTCACAGCTGTTTCGGTTTTAgcttaatcactcactcaccatatAAACCCGGACTCTTACCTTCACCctttgcgaagtattgctaaccCATGTTACTTACCGAGCGAACCTTATCTCTGAAAGCCTACCCGTGTATGACCCTTGCTTACGTTTCTCTTGACCCTGTGTTTTTGATTACGGACTGCTACTATTTACTACGTTGTGTTTCTGACCCTAGCCTGTccctcactattctttggattgccccttttgttgtaattgctttctctttacggtgtgctttgcacatccCTAAAGTAAATCTCTTTTTGTTAAACACCCGCCAGCGTCTCTGTTGTTTACCAAGCCTGACATGGTACTTgctctaaaaagtttgagaaccactgcgaTAGCCTTTGTCTTATTTTCTTTGCTGTCACACAACTCGGTGCCTTAGAGGGCTGATTTTGAAGTTAATAGTATTATCTAAGCTATATCAGAAATGGCTTGGAATCTGCAATATTTCTGCACATTACCAGGGCACTAGGTCACCTACAGTGCTCGCCAATatgattgtttttttaacatattgGAACAGAATACAGGCAGTGCGTTTAAACGTTAATTCTGACACAATTCTGTACCTTATTCCCTCAGAACACTGCCTTGATAGACAGCATTTAGACACTGCCCCTTTTTGTTCCTTCCTGTCCCTTCTTCCTTCTTTCTCCTTCTGTCTACTCGTCATCCCAACcgctccctttatcatcccaaaccctccctttctcctcttttctctttctgtctctactCATCATCCCACCCCCTAACTTTCTCTTCATCTCCTTCTGTTTCTTCTCATCACCCCATCCCTGGGTCTACTTTCTATGGTTTGGCTTCGtatgcattcataagccaccctgaactccttcCCAAATATTTTTTTGGTACGCTATGATTTAACTTTGTTTTTCATCATGTTTCTTGTAATGTCCAGTGTTGTAAATGGTCAATGCTCTGGTTTGTGTTAACATGGTACATTGGAATTTCTCTGGAATCTCGGCGTTAATTTCAAGCTGAACCAGAAAATAACCCTAggacaggggtcggcaacccgcggctccgGAGCCGcatgcggctctttgatccctctgatgcggctcagcttttgaaaataattaatgagtatttaattaaaatgtattttattttggttcgttcattttcaaaatgtaattctatgaagattatggcgattgtgtaacatctaaaataatttaatatttaatatattttgtcgCTCATAaaacacgtcacaacttccaatgtgcgacacccgtcagtgtgcggtttcttgaactttttgaccgctgactgcacagcgccagtaaaataatgacggcacgcagagagaggacagcagtgttgtttgctgccagtggataatttaagttcgccgtttttttccattactacaaggactcaaatagacattgagtattttacttaaccgtcaacccaacttctttttttcagagttaaaaatgtttttttgaatgcagaaatgttatttcattttctctgcagtcgttcattaatttcataaatgtaacacagtgtagtttgtttatacagagcacaaaggcaaaaaaaaacctgttatgcgcagtgttatttcatttagaatttcaaaagtgttttgtggctcccagtgttttctttactgtgtgaaacgggtccaaacggctctttgagtggtaaaggttgctgACCCCTGCCCTAGGACTTTCACAGTTGATGTAATATGCAGGaaaaagtaattatttttaaaaatgaattccaTAGCTATTCAAAATTGGACAGTTGATGGGGATAGTGATTGCAGTAAATGGGATGGGGTAGTGGATAGAGCATTGAGATAGTGGATAGGGTGCAGTAGATATGCATAGGGGATTGGGATTGTGGATAGGGATATTAGGCATAAGGATAGTGATAAGGGATAGGATGTGGACGACTAAGATAGGGATAGTAGATAAGGATAGGGATAGGAGGTAGGGGATAGTATATAGTGATGGGGCCCACAATGATTCACGGCCCAAGATAAGGACAATGGGAGAACTTTAAGAGCATCCGAGATTCAGAAGGAAATCTCCCAGACAGTGCGGCTGTGTATGGGGGAGATTTGTGAGGAGTAGGGGAGACTGTAGGATGTtaagcagagacaaaaagaTCTTTTGTGAACAAAGACCAAGAAcaagacatgctccttcagggttcCCCAGCGCATTAATCAGGACTGTGTTCCTCTTCATTTCAGTAACATTCCCTACTCTTCAGGGAATGCATAACAAAAGACGTTGAAACCTTTTtgtgatgatttgattgcattcagagACAAGAGGATTTGTGAGATCAGATTCTTACGTGGGATGATTATTTCTGGGTCAGGTGCCTCTCCCAGTGTTCAGTGgaacccatcactccagaaaatacAATTATACTGCTCCACAGTCAATGCAGGGTGAGAGGGCTTTAGACACTTCTAGCTTACAACTGACACCGGGCAATGTAATATTAtactcatatgcagctgcttcaTATAATCCCATTCTGTTTGTCATTGTTTGTATATGGGGATTATACCATGTGCAGGTAAATGCAG is a genomic window of Hoplias malabaricus isolate fHopMal1 chromosome X1, fHopMal1.hap1, whole genome shotgun sequence containing:
- the LOC136675726 gene encoding forkhead box protein L2-like, which produces MMRTYLCAEKSATGPMDTTSSAEMEQHMGKEKGVAILEERAEKRDFAQKPPYSYVALIAMAIRESSEKRLTLAGIYQYIISKFPFYEKNKKGWQNSIRHNLSLNECFIKVPREGGGERKGNYWTLDPACEDMFEKGNYRRRRRMKRPFRPPQSHFQPGKSLFGGADAYGYLPLQQGFGQWSLPQTPSSMSSGPYSRVQTMSLQGFNGMHPHHPYTHHHPHQYPQPPQLSPVTAASPPGSVGTNSGLQFACSHQTAEFSMMQRPYWENERKVPTRIDL